One genomic segment of Dysosmobacter sp. Marseille-Q4140 includes these proteins:
- the rnc gene encoding ribonuclease III codes for MEDLERKLEYVFRRRELLAEALSHSSYANEHRAAGLRSNERLEFLGDSVLGFVTAEFLFRQHPDLPEGDLTRIRAALVCEQSLYEAAQRLDLGRHLKLGRGEEGGGGRRRPSILADAMEAVFAAVYLDGGIAAADALIHRLLLDAEREEVVEERRRDYKTALQELVQRTPGTAVTYQLIEESGPDHCRVFVMEAFVGGVSAGRGEGRSKKEAEQAAARAALKALGEE; via the coding sequence ATGGAGGATCTGGAGAGAAAACTGGAGTACGTCTTTCGCCGCCGGGAGCTGCTGGCGGAGGCCCTGAGCCACAGCTCTTACGCCAACGAGCACCGCGCCGCCGGGCTGCGGAGCAACGAGCGGCTGGAGTTTCTGGGGGACTCGGTACTGGGGTTCGTGACGGCGGAGTTTTTGTTCCGACAGCATCCGGACCTGCCGGAGGGCGACCTGACCCGGATCCGGGCGGCCCTGGTGTGCGAGCAGAGCCTGTACGAGGCCGCCCAGCGGCTGGACCTGGGCCGGCATTTGAAGCTGGGCCGGGGCGAGGAGGGCGGCGGCGGCCGCCGGCGGCCCTCCATTTTGGCCGACGCCATGGAGGCGGTCTTTGCCGCCGTGTATCTGGACGGCGGGATTGCTGCCGCCGACGCCTTGATCCACCGGCTGCTGCTGGATGCGGAGCGGGAAGAGGTGGTGGAGGAGCGCCGCCGGGACTACAAGACCGCTCTGCAGGAGCTGGTCCAGCGGACCCCCGGCACCGCCGTCACCTACCAGCTGATAGAGGAGTCCGGTCCCGACCACTGCCGGGTCTTTGTAATGGAGGCCTTTGTGGGCGGCGTCAGCGCCGGCCGGGGTGAGGGCCGCAGCAAAAAGGAGGCCGAGCAGGCCGCCGCCCGGGCCGCTCTGAAGGCCCTGGGCGAGGAGTGA
- the trmFO gene encoding methylenetetrahydrofolate--tRNA-(uracil(54)-C(5))-methyltransferase (FADH(2)-oxidizing) TrmFO, whose protein sequence is MEVTVIGAGLAGSECAWQLARRGVHVTLREMKPEKRTPAHTTADFAELCCSNSLRSDQLENAVGLLKEELRRLDSLILACADATKVEAGGALAVDRHGFAALVTEKIRSHPNITVVPGEVTEIPEGEVVIASGPLTSDALAERLQVLLGEDSALHFFDAAAPLVAADSVDMDRAWMGSRYDRGTADYVNCPMTEAEYDAFWQALTAAEEAPVHGFEDKQVFEGCMPVEVMARRGHDTLCYGPLKPRGLKDPRTGREPYAVVQLRRDNAQGSVYNLVGFQTHLRFPEQRRVFSMIPALHDAEFLRYGVMHRNTFLNSPRLLDRYYRLKSAPRISFAGQMTGVEGYVESAASGFLVGVETARRLRGLPPVNFPQETAIGALGLYVSDTSVTAFQPMNINFGIIPPLDHRVKGKRNKNAELSQRSLAIIEQIKEEVLA, encoded by the coding sequence ATGGAAGTGACAGTGATCGGCGCGGGCCTGGCCGGCAGCGAGTGTGCCTGGCAGCTGGCCCGGCGCGGCGTCCATGTGACGCTGCGGGAGATGAAGCCGGAGAAGAGGACCCCCGCCCACACCACAGCGGATTTCGCGGAGCTGTGCTGCTCCAACTCCCTGCGCTCCGATCAGCTGGAAAACGCCGTGGGCCTTTTGAAGGAGGAGCTGCGGCGGCTGGACAGCCTGATCCTCGCCTGCGCCGACGCCACGAAGGTGGAGGCAGGCGGCGCCCTGGCGGTGGACCGCCACGGCTTCGCCGCCCTGGTGACGGAGAAGATCCGCTCCCACCCCAATATCACCGTGGTGCCCGGTGAGGTGACGGAGATCCCCGAGGGGGAGGTGGTGATCGCTTCCGGCCCCCTGACCTCCGACGCCCTGGCGGAGCGCTTACAGGTCCTGCTGGGGGAGGACAGCGCCCTCCATTTCTTCGACGCCGCGGCCCCTCTGGTGGCCGCCGACAGCGTGGATATGGACCGGGCCTGGATGGGTTCCCGGTACGACAGGGGCACTGCGGACTACGTGAACTGCCCCATGACCGAGGCGGAGTACGACGCGTTCTGGCAGGCCCTGACCGCGGCGGAGGAGGCCCCGGTCCACGGCTTTGAGGACAAGCAGGTCTTTGAGGGCTGTATGCCGGTGGAGGTCATGGCCCGCCGGGGCCACGATACCCTCTGCTACGGACCTCTGAAGCCCCGGGGACTGAAGGACCCCCGCACCGGGCGGGAGCCCTACGCCGTGGTGCAGCTGCGGCGGGACAACGCCCAGGGGAGTGTGTATAATCTGGTGGGCTTCCAGACCCACCTGCGCTTTCCGGAACAGCGGCGGGTGTTCTCCATGATCCCCGCCCTCCACGACGCGGAGTTTCTGCGCTACGGCGTCATGCACCGCAACACCTTCCTGAATTCTCCCCGGCTGCTGGACCGGTACTACCGGCTGAAAAGCGCGCCCCGCATCTCCTTCGCCGGCCAGATGACCGGCGTGGAGGGATATGTGGAGTCCGCCGCCTCCGGCTTCCTGGTGGGCGTGGAGACGGCCCGGCGCCTGCGGGGCCTGCCGCCGGTGAATTTTCCCCAGGAGACGGCCATCGGCGCCCTGGGGCTGTACGTGTCGGACACGTCCGTCACCGCCTTCCAGCCCATGAACATCAACTTCGGCATCATCCCGCCCCTGGATCACCGGGTCAAGGGCAAGCGCAACAAGAACGCGGAGCTGTCGCAGCGGTCCCTGGCCATCATCGAGCAGATAAAGGAGGAGGTCCTCGCATGA
- the plsX gene encoding phosphate acyltransferase PlsX — MKIIVDAMGGDNAPQAIVQGALDAHRAHGVDIILVGRAEEVLRAVEACGEKSLPAGVEIKDAKEVVEIADDPAMAFKLKPDSSLTVGLNLLKSGAGDAFVSAGSTGALLSGATLVVKRIRGIRRAAMGPLVPTAAGRAVLCDCGANAQCTAEYLLQFAYLGSFYAQRVRGIQRPKVGLLNIGAEEEKGDDLRHEAYALLQEAAEAGRINFIGNVEANDAIMGAADVLVADGFTGNVMLKTMEGTAKFLLKELKKAMTAKTLNKLAAGVLKGDLMEMKKLMDPAEVGGTPFLGITRPVIKAHGSSDARAIASAVLRAKEYAESGFIADVEANIDYMKVRMAPEKI; from the coding sequence ATGAAGATCATCGTAGACGCCATGGGCGGCGACAACGCCCCCCAGGCCATCGTACAGGGCGCTCTGGACGCCCACCGCGCCCACGGGGTGGACATCATCCTGGTGGGCCGGGCGGAGGAGGTGCTGCGGGCCGTGGAGGCTTGCGGTGAGAAGAGCCTGCCCGCCGGCGTGGAGATCAAGGACGCCAAGGAGGTGGTGGAGATCGCCGACGATCCCGCCATGGCCTTCAAGCTCAAGCCGGACTCCTCCCTGACCGTGGGGCTGAACTTGCTCAAATCCGGTGCCGGGGACGCTTTCGTCTCCGCCGGATCCACCGGCGCCCTGCTCTCCGGAGCAACGCTGGTGGTCAAGCGCATCCGGGGCATCCGCCGGGCGGCCATGGGCCCCCTGGTGCCCACGGCCGCGGGCCGGGCGGTGCTGTGCGACTGCGGCGCCAACGCCCAGTGCACGGCGGAGTACCTGCTGCAATTCGCGTATCTGGGCAGCTTCTACGCCCAGCGGGTCCGGGGCATCCAGCGGCCCAAGGTGGGCCTTTTGAACATCGGCGCCGAGGAGGAGAAGGGCGACGACCTGCGCCACGAGGCCTACGCCCTTTTGCAGGAGGCCGCGGAGGCGGGCCGGATCAACTTCATCGGCAACGTGGAGGCCAACGACGCCATTATGGGCGCCGCCGACGTGCTGGTGGCCGACGGCTTCACCGGCAACGTGATGCTCAAGACCATGGAGGGAACGGCCAAGTTCCTGCTCAAGGAGCTGAAAAAGGCCATGACCGCCAAGACGCTCAACAAGCTGGCCGCCGGGGTGCTCAAGGGCGACCTGATGGAGATGAAGAAGCTGATGGACCCCGCCGAGGTGGGCGGCACGCCGTTTTTGGGCATTACCCGGCCCGTTATCAAGGCCCACGGCTCCTCCGACGCCCGGGCCATCGCCAGCGCGGTGCTGCGGGCCAAGGAGTACGCCGAGAGCGGATTCATCGCCGACGTGGAGGCCAACATCGACTACATGAAGGTCCGTATGGCCCCGGAAAAAATTTGA
- the acpP gene encoding acyl carrier protein — MSNEDIFQTMRDLVAEQFGMEPDEVTMETAFEYDLGADSVDLVELVMAMEEEFELGMAQEDEVKALKTVGDAVNYVASKLNK, encoded by the coding sequence ATGTCCAACGAGGATATTTTCCAGACGATGAGGGATCTGGTGGCCGAGCAGTTCGGCATGGAACCCGACGAGGTGACCATGGAGACCGCCTTTGAATACGACCTGGGGGCCGACTCCGTGGACCTGGTGGAGCTGGTGATGGCCATGGAAGAGGAGTTCGAGCTGGGAATGGCCCAGGAGGACGAGGTGAAAGCCCTCAAGACCGTGGGCGACGCCGTCAATTACGTGGCGTCCAAGCTGAACAAGTAA
- a CDS encoding undecaprenyl-diphosphate phosphatase — MSLLSAVLLGLVQGVAEFLPISSSGHLAIAEHLLASRAIEVPGFYDVLLHLGTLVAVFIAYWQDIRDMILELIDGVRDLARGTTPNPVPPARRMILLIIVGTLPLFIVLPVKDFVEGLGNSLYFVAAALVVTGFLLFASDRVRKGRKTEKNASLVDVLLVGVAQAIATCPGISRSGTTITAGCFVGFERKFAVRFSFLLSIPAILGANILSLKSALEGGIIWADVPVYLVGVAVAAGVGYLCIRLLRMIADKGRFGWFAYYCWAAGALTLVLALLGK, encoded by the coding sequence TTGTCGCTGCTGTCTGCTGTTTTGCTGGGCCTGGTCCAGGGTGTGGCGGAATTTCTGCCCATCTCCAGCTCCGGCCACCTGGCTATCGCGGAGCACCTGCTGGCCTCCAGGGCCATCGAGGTGCCGGGTTTCTACGACGTCCTGCTGCACCTGGGCACCCTGGTGGCTGTGTTCATCGCCTACTGGCAGGATATCCGGGACATGATCCTGGAGCTGATCGACGGCGTCCGGGACCTGGCCCGCGGCACCACCCCCAACCCGGTGCCCCCCGCCCGGCGGATGATCCTGCTGATCATCGTGGGCACGCTGCCGCTGTTCATTGTGCTGCCGGTGAAGGATTTTGTAGAGGGCCTGGGCAACAGCCTGTACTTCGTGGCCGCGGCCCTGGTGGTCACCGGCTTTTTGCTCTTCGCCAGCGACCGGGTCCGCAAGGGCCGCAAGACGGAGAAAAACGCCTCCCTGGTGGATGTGCTGCTGGTGGGCGTTGCTCAGGCCATTGCCACCTGCCCCGGCATCTCCCGCTCCGGCACCACCATTACCGCCGGGTGCTTCGTGGGCTTTGAGCGGAAGTTCGCCGTGCGCTTTTCCTTCCTGCTGTCCATCCCCGCCATTCTGGGTGCCAACATCCTGAGCCTGAAGAGCGCGCTGGAGGGGGGGATCATCTGGGCCGACGTGCCGGTGTATCTGGTGGGCGTGGCCGTGGCGGCAGGTGTGGGGTATCTTTGCATCCGCCTGCTGCGGATGATCGCGGACAAGGGCCGCTTCGGCTGGTTTGCATACTACTGCTGGGCCGCCGGCGCGCTGACGCTGGTACTGGCCCTGCTGGGCAAATAA